The DNA window AGCGCGATGGCTCCCCCCGCTGCGGAACCATAGATGAGACCCGTTACTGTGCCGCTGCTTGCGGGGAAGAGGCTCGTGGCATACGAGGTGATGACGGGGAATATACCCGCGCTCGCGAGGCCAAAGGCGGCCGTGGCCAGCAGCCCTGAAATCGGCGAGTTGACACGCGATAATGGCAGGAGCGCCAGCGCACCTCCCACCATGTAGACGGTGAGAAGCAGGAGATTATCTGTTGAATCGCTCATCCTGGCCGAAATCAGCCGGCCGGCCACGATGAGGATAAATAATGTAAACAGGGCGAGCGAGCCGACCATCTGGGTTGTTCCGAGTATTTCCTTGAAATAGACCACGGTCCAGACCATTATATTTCGATATGCACCGGAATAAAAGAACATCGCCAGTATAAACGCCCAGATGCTGGGGCTTCGCCAGAGGCTGCCCGGCTCCCGGCGGGGATGGGAGGCGGGGGCCAGGCCTCTCTGCGGGGCCTGTGAGGATTCCGGGTCCTCCCCGGCCTGAGTCCGGGGCAATGACGGCTTCTCACGGTGCTGCTCCCTGAGCTGGCGAAGATAAAACAAGACCATGGCGACGAGGGCAAACAGGGTCACGGCGGCCAGCGAGAGCCGCCAGCTCATGCCCCTGGCGAGAGCAAAGGCTATCACTACCGGGAAGATCGCGGCCCCGAGGCCGAATGAGGCATGCAGCAGCCCCAGGATCTCCCCTTTCCTTGGGCCACCGCGTTCCACAAGGACGGCATTGGTCATGGGATCGATGAGGCCGAGGGCGACGCCGAGGGCCCCTGTGCCCATAAGGAGAAAGATATATGAAGGCGCTATTGCCATCAAGACCGGGCAGGTGGTCAGCAGGATGAGGCCTGCAAGCAGGACTCTGACAGCTCCCATGCGATCCGAAAGAAAGCCCGCCACAAATACTATAGGGAAGCTTGCAAGGCTTTGGACGGCGCTGACTACCCCGGCCTGGCTGAAATCGAGGTTGAACTCGCCGACCAGATTGGGTAGAATGGCGCCTGTGAGGGTCGTGGCCGCTGCAAATGCCATCTCAACCAGATATATCGCCCACACAACTGGGGGAATCGAATGGAAGGACATCTTATTTCCCAAAACACTTCACCGCTTTCTGCAGATTCTCGTGGTTAAGCTTGTCCGGCGCCCGGCCGACAATTTATTATGCCTGTAGGAATTATACCACCCTGGGGATTTCAGGCAAAGGGCTATACAGCATTACATTGCCACTTGTATGGCTTGTATCGCCTGCTATCATATTGATGCAGGCACTAGTTGCATACGGAGGAGGACTTTGACATATTGCGTAGAATTTTAAAATCTATTGGGTTGAAAGAGGCAAGAGCCGGGCAGCGAAGCCTCAGCCTGTAATCCGTGGGATGCCCCCGGGCTACAGATTATTCAAATAAATCATGAATCAGGAGGATGGGGGATCGAGATTCGATGGCGGTCCTATTCTTCAGGATTTAGCAGGGGTGGTTAGGCAGATGAGCGAGGGGAAAATCAGGGTCTTGATCGTAGACGACAATCGCGATCTGTGTGAGGTCCTCCAGGAATTCATCGGCGAGCAGGGAGATATGGAGCCAATCGGAGTGGCCTATAATGGCATCGATGCCCTGGACAGGATTGAGAAGGCGAAGCCCGACGTTGTGGTGCTTGACATCATCATGCCTCACCTCGACGGCCTCGGCGTCCTCGAGCGGCTCAATAAATCTGACCAGGCGAAGCGACCCAGGATCCTCATGTTGACTGCAATAGGCCAGGAGCACATGACTCAAAAGGTCGTAGAAATGGGTGCCGACTATTATATCATGAAGC is part of the Bacillota bacterium genome and encodes:
- a CDS encoding MFS transporter, whose amino-acid sequence is MSFHSIPPVVWAIYLVEMAFAAATTLTGAILPNLVGEFNLDFSQAGVVSAVQSLASFPIVFVAGFLSDRMGAVRVLLAGLILLTTCPVLMAIAPSYIFLLMGTGALGVALGLIDPMTNAVLVERGGPRKGEILGLLHASFGLGAAIFPVVIAFALARGMSWRLSLAAVTLFALVAMVLFYLRQLREQHREKPSLPRTQAGEDPESSQAPQRGLAPASHPRREPGSLWRSPSIWAFILAMFFYSGAYRNIMVWTVVYFKEILGTTQMVGSLALFTLFILIVAGRLISARMSDSTDNLLLLTVYMVGGALALLPLSRVNSPISGLLATAAFGLASAGIFPVITSYATSLFPASSGTVTGLIYGSAAGGAIALPWMLGRIADDLGLRAGMFVNSIMMSVAGLLFLALFIHQAIARQKHGLKLHRQAGTR